From the Sphingomonas phyllosphaerae 5.2 genome, one window contains:
- the sppA gene encoding signal peptide peptidase SppA produces MKLVRGAWKLLVGIKDALVLVAMLLFFAVIFAALNARQRPSAIGDGALVLKLDGPIVEQPEEVPFTAVLSGQQVGKQYRLRDVLRAIDTARTDARVKAIVLDLDRFGGAYPAALGEVQAALLRARTAGKPVLAFATAYTDGGYRLASAASEIWMDPLGGTMFAGPGGNQLFYKGLIDKLGVNAHVYRVGKFKSAVEPYTRTDQSPEARESSQALYGALFDQWREAVATARPKAQLAPWLSNPAQLIGQVQGDVSRANIATGLVDKLGDRVAFGRRVAQLAGGDDKKVAGWFRTIGYDAYVAASPLPGKGKIGVLTVAGEIVDGQAGAGKAAGDTVSKLLYDGLATNDLKALVVRVDSPGGSVLASEKIRLAIMEAKRRGLPIVVSMGGLAASGGYWVSTPADVIFAEPGTITGSIGIFGIIPTFENTLKKIGLSSDGVKTTPLSGQPDVLGGTTPELDAIVQAGIEHGYLQFLTRVSQSRKLPIARVNEIGQGRVWIGGIAQQLRLVDRFGGLDDALQEAAKRARLDSADAVWLEKKPGFAAQVAQQVASQDEDDDAAAPADALARMTWQRQQAFASALGDAKRMLSGAAVRAQCLECVGLGPITARAEDRNLWQLVVARIGL; encoded by the coding sequence ATGAAGCTGGTACGCGGCGCCTGGAAGCTGCTGGTCGGGATCAAGGACGCGCTCGTGCTCGTCGCGATGCTGCTGTTCTTTGCGGTGATCTTCGCCGCCCTCAATGCGCGTCAACGCCCGTCCGCGATCGGCGACGGCGCGCTGGTGCTGAAGCTCGACGGGCCGATCGTCGAGCAGCCGGAGGAGGTGCCGTTCACGGCGGTGCTCAGCGGCCAGCAGGTCGGCAAGCAATACCGGCTGCGCGACGTACTGCGCGCGATCGACACCGCCCGCACCGATGCGCGCGTCAAGGCGATCGTGCTCGATCTCGACCGCTTTGGCGGCGCCTACCCCGCTGCCCTCGGTGAGGTGCAGGCCGCGCTGTTGCGTGCGCGTACCGCGGGCAAGCCGGTGCTGGCCTTCGCCACCGCCTATACCGACGGCGGCTATCGCCTCGCCTCCGCCGCCAGCGAGATCTGGATGGACCCGCTCGGCGGCACGATGTTCGCCGGACCGGGCGGCAACCAGTTGTTCTACAAGGGGCTGATCGACAAGCTCGGCGTCAATGCGCACGTCTACCGCGTCGGCAAGTTCAAGTCGGCGGTCGAGCCTTATACCCGCACCGACCAAAGCCCGGAAGCGCGCGAGTCGTCGCAGGCGCTCTATGGCGCCTTGTTCGACCAGTGGCGCGAGGCGGTCGCGACCGCGCGTCCCAAGGCGCAGCTCGCTCCGTGGCTCAGCAACCCCGCGCAACTCATCGGCCAGGTTCAGGGCGACGTCTCGCGCGCCAACATCGCAACCGGGCTGGTCGACAAGCTGGGCGACCGCGTCGCCTTCGGCCGCCGCGTCGCACAACTGGCGGGTGGCGATGACAAGAAGGTCGCCGGCTGGTTCCGGACGATCGGCTACGACGCCTATGTCGCCGCCAGCCCCCTGCCGGGGAAGGGCAAGATCGGCGTCCTCACCGTCGCGGGCGAGATCGTCGACGGACAGGCCGGCGCCGGCAAGGCGGCGGGCGACACCGTTTCGAAGCTGCTCTACGACGGCCTCGCGACGAACGATCTGAAGGCGCTCGTCGTCCGCGTCGACTCGCCGGGCGGCTCGGTGCTGGCATCGGAGAAGATCCGGCTCGCGATCATGGAGGCCAAGCGCCGTGGCCTGCCGATCGTCGTCTCGATGGGCGGGCTCGCCGCGTCGGGCGGGTATTGGGTGTCGACCCCGGCGGATGTGATCTTTGCCGAACCCGGCACGATCACCGGCTCGATCGGCATCTTCGGGATCATCCCGACCTTCGAGAACACGCTGAAGAAGATCGGCTTGTCGAGCGACGGGGTGAAGACCACGCCGCTGTCCGGCCAGCCCGACGTGCTCGGCGGCACCACGCCGGAACTCGATGCGATCGTGCAGGCGGGGATCGAGCATGGCTACCTCCAGTTTCTCACCCGCGTGTCGCAGTCGCGCAAGCTGCCGATCGCGCGCGTCAACGAGATCGGGCAGGGTCGCGTCTGGATCGGCGGGATCGCGCAGCAACTGCGGCTCGTAGACCGCTTCGGCGGGCTCGACGACGCGCTGCAGGAGGCGGCGAAGCGCGCCAGGCTCGACAGCGCCGACGCGGTGTGGCTCGAAAAAAAGCCGGGCTTCGCGGCACAGGTCGCGCAGCAGGTCGCCAGTCAGGATGAGGACGACGATGCCGCCGCCCCTGCCGACGCGCTCGCGCGGATGACGTGGCAGCGCCAGCAGGCGTTCGCGTCGGCGTTGGGCGATGCGAAGCGTATGCTGAGCGGTGCAGCGGTCCGTGCGCAATGCCTCGAATGCGTCGGGCTCGGCCCGATCACCGCGCGCGCCGAGGACCGCAACCTGTGGCAGCTCGTCGTCGCCCGGATCGGCCTGTAA
- a CDS encoding arsinothricin resistance N-acetyltransferase ArsN1 family B — protein MAQGPIAIRAATGDDAAAIAAIYTPFVLSGTVSFENEAPGADAMRERIAASDGYYPWLVATSGEAVLGYAYATRFRDRPAYRYVVETSIYVAGATHGQGVGRLLYEALVDTLRAQGFTQAIGVITLPNDSSITLHEAVGFRRAGVYREVGYKQGRWIDVGFWQCELNDSAVPPIEPKPFSVTGVRRD, from the coding sequence ATGGCGCAGGGTCCGATCGCGATCCGCGCCGCCACCGGCGACGATGCCGCCGCCATCGCGGCGATCTACACGCCGTTCGTGCTGTCGGGCACCGTCTCGTTCGAGAACGAGGCACCGGGCGCGGACGCGATGCGCGAGCGGATCGCCGCCTCCGACGGCTATTACCCGTGGCTTGTCGCGACGTCCGGCGAGGCGGTGCTCGGCTATGCCTACGCCACCCGCTTCCGCGATCGTCCCGCCTATCGCTACGTCGTGGAGACATCGATCTACGTCGCCGGTGCCACGCACGGCCAGGGCGTCGGACGCTTGCTGTACGAGGCGCTGGTCGACACGCTCCGCGCGCAGGGTTTCACCCAGGCGATCGGCGTCATCACGCTTCCCAACGACAGTTCGATCACGCTCCACGAAGCGGTCGGCTTCCGCCGCGCCGGCGTCTACCGCGAGGTCGGCTACAAGCAGGGCCGCTGGATCGACGTCGGGTTCTGGCAGTGCGAGCTAAACGACTCGGCCGTTCCCCCGATCGAGCCGAAGCCGTTCAGCGTCACCGGCGTCCGCCGCGACTGA
- the egtD gene encoding L-histidine N(alpha)-methyltransferase — protein sequence MLKPELEDGQVTLADPQFRADVLAGLARRPRAIPARWFYDHRGSQLFEQITDLPEYYPTRTEAALLHDMCADLHAAVGEGRAVVEFGSGSSTKTPAVLRCVKPSSYVPIDISGEFLRQSARELSDAFPDLLVLPFEADFTKPLALPQAIAAAPKLGFFPGSTIGNLIPLAAVELLRAMRSSLKEGAMLLIGMDRIKDPAVLIPAYDDAAGVTAAFNRNLLERINRELDGTIPIDAFAHEARWNDDRARIEMHLVATRDVDFMVEGRAFAMTAGESIHTENSHKYGERDARILLRAGGWTPVREWTDAEGKFAVILAEAQAERPAP from the coding sequence ATGCTGAAACCCGAACTCGAAGACGGGCAGGTGACGCTGGCCGACCCGCAGTTCCGCGCCGACGTGCTGGCGGGGCTGGCGCGGCGTCCGCGCGCGATCCCCGCGCGGTGGTTCTACGATCATCGCGGCTCGCAATTGTTCGAGCAGATCACGGATCTGCCGGAATATTACCCGACCCGGACCGAAGCGGCGCTGCTCCACGACATGTGCGCGGACCTGCACGCCGCGGTGGGCGAGGGGCGGGCGGTCGTCGAGTTCGGCTCCGGTTCCTCGACCAAGACGCCCGCCGTGCTGCGCTGCGTGAAGCCGTCGTCCTATGTGCCGATCGACATTTCGGGCGAGTTCCTGCGCCAGTCGGCGCGCGAATTGTCGGATGCCTTTCCGGACCTGCTGGTGCTGCCGTTCGAGGCGGATTTCACCAAGCCGCTCGCGCTGCCGCAGGCGATCGCCGCGGCGCCCAAGCTGGGGTTCTTTCCGGGATCGACGATCGGCAACCTTATCCCGCTGGCCGCGGTCGAGCTGTTGCGCGCGATGCGCTCCTCGCTGAAGGAAGGCGCGATGCTGCTGATCGGGATGGACCGGATCAAGGACCCGGCGGTGCTGATCCCCGCCTATGACGACGCGGCGGGGGTGACGGCGGCGTTCAACCGCAACCTGCTGGAGCGGATCAACCGCGAGCTGGACGGCACGATCCCGATCGACGCGTTCGCGCACGAGGCGCGGTGGAACGACGATCGCGCGCGGATCGAGATGCACCTGGTCGCGACGCGCGACGTCGACTTCATGGTGGAAGGTCGCGCATTCGCGATGACGGCGGGCGAGTCGATCCACACCGAGAACAGCCACAAATACGGTGAGCGCGATGCCCGCATCCTGCTGCGCGCAGGCGGGTGGACGCCGGTGCGCGAATGGACCGATGCCGAGGGCAAGTTCGCTGTGATCCTTGCCGAGGCGCAGGCCGAGCGGCCGGCACCGTAA
- the egtB gene encoding ergothioneine biosynthesis protein EgtB, whose amino-acid sequence MEARTRPDAGISPLAARYAQVRRLSEALVAPLSDADATVQSMEDASPAKWHLAHTTWFFETFVLRDHVAGYQRHDERFPFLFNSYYEAEGRRHARGRRGMVTRPTLDEVLAYRAAVDKAVLAAIDTLPTAALELVALGCHHEEQHQELLVTDVLHLFSENPLEPAIWAAERKVPVAMPGPVAWIESAERIVEIGHAGDGFAFDCEGPRHRTLLPAHGLADRTVTNGEWAAFIADGGYSDARLWLSDGWAWVQRERVDAPLYWESRDGTWTRFGLDGRRAVDPAAPVTHVSFYEADAYASWAGARLPTEFEWEAAAAAHDAAGGNQLDHAGPVEPRPSAGGPAFFGDVWEWTGSAYRPYPGFRTVEGAVGEYNGKFMNGQFVLRGGSCATPRGHTRASYRNFFYPHQRWQFTGVRLAKDL is encoded by the coding sequence ATGGAAGCCCGCACCCGGCCCGACGCCGGGATTAGTCCGTTGGCCGCGCGTTATGCGCAGGTCCGGCGGTTGAGCGAGGCGCTGGTCGCGCCGCTCTCCGACGCCGATGCCACGGTGCAGTCGATGGAGGATGCCTCCCCGGCGAAATGGCATCTGGCGCATACCACCTGGTTCTTCGAGACGTTCGTGCTGCGCGACCATGTCGCGGGCTATCAGCGCCACGACGAACGCTTCCCGTTCCTGTTCAATAGTTACTACGAGGCCGAGGGTCGACGGCATGCGCGCGGGCGGCGCGGAATGGTGACGCGTCCGACGCTGGACGAGGTGCTGGCGTATCGCGCGGCGGTGGACAAGGCGGTGCTGGCGGCGATCGACACGTTGCCGACAGCGGCGCTGGAGCTGGTCGCGCTGGGCTGCCATCACGAGGAGCAGCATCAGGAATTGCTGGTCACGGACGTGCTGCACCTGTTTTCCGAGAACCCGCTGGAGCCCGCGATCTGGGCCGCGGAGCGCAAGGTGCCGGTGGCGATGCCGGGGCCGGTGGCGTGGATCGAGAGCGCCGAGCGCATCGTCGAGATCGGACATGCCGGCGACGGTTTCGCCTTCGACTGCGAGGGACCGCGGCATCGCACCCTGCTGCCGGCGCATGGACTTGCCGACCGGACGGTGACCAACGGCGAGTGGGCGGCGTTCATCGCCGACGGTGGCTATAGCGACGCGCGGCTGTGGCTGTCGGACGGCTGGGCGTGGGTGCAGCGCGAGCGTGTGGATGCGCCGCTGTATTGGGAAAGCCGTGACGGAACGTGGACGCGCTTCGGGCTGGACGGGCGACGCGCGGTCGATCCGGCGGCGCCGGTGACGCATGTCAGCTTCTACGAGGCGGATGCCTATGCCAGTTGGGCGGGCGCGCGGCTGCCGACCGAATTCGAGTGGGAAGCGGCGGCGGCGGCACACGATGCGGCGGGCGGCAACCAGCTCGACCATGCCGGACCGGTCGAGCCGCGCCCCTCCGCGGGCGGGCCGGCGTTCTTCGGCGACGTGTGGGAATGGACCGGGTCGGCGTATCGCCCCTATCCGGGGTTCCGCACCGTCGAGGGCGCGGTCGGCGAGTATAACGGCAAGTTCATGAACGGGCAGTTCGTCCTGCGCGGCGGAAGCTGCGCAACGCCGCGCGGCCATACGCGTGCGAGCTACCGCAACTTCTTCTACCCGCACCAGCGCTGGCAGTTCACCGGCGTGCGGCTGGCAAAGGACCTTTGA
- a CDS encoding cob(I)yrinic acid a,c-diamide adenosyltransferase, with translation MVRLNRIYTRTGDEGTTGLSDGSRIAKTDVRMQAIGDVDEANSAIGVAIAALTDEALIAQLTRVQNDLFDLGADLATPGDDYEPGAMTLRIVSAQVARIEAEIDALNEHVPPLTSFVLPGGAAASLHLARAIVRRAERSAVALAPHANTQALVYLNRLSDFLFVACRHVNLNAGGDVLWVAGANR, from the coding sequence ATGGTTCGGCTGAACCGCATCTACACCCGGACCGGCGACGAGGGCACGACGGGGCTGTCGGACGGCAGCCGCATCGCCAAGACGGACGTACGGATGCAGGCGATCGGCGACGTCGACGAGGCCAACAGTGCGATCGGCGTGGCGATCGCCGCGCTTACGGACGAGGCGCTGATCGCGCAGCTGACGCGGGTGCAGAACGACTTGTTCGATCTCGGCGCCGATCTCGCGACGCCGGGCGACGATTACGAGCCGGGCGCGATGACGCTGCGGATCGTGTCGGCACAGGTGGCGCGGATCGAGGCGGAGATCGATGCGCTGAACGAGCATGTTCCGCCGCTGACCAGCTTCGTGCTGCCGGGCGGGGCGGCGGCGTCGCTGCATCTGGCGCGCGCGATCGTACGGCGCGCGGAACGCTCCGCGGTGGCGCTGGCGCCGCATGCCAACACGCAGGCCCTGGTCTACCTCAACCGGCTGTCCGATTTTCTTTTCGTGGCATGCCGGCACGTGAACCTTAACGCAGGTGGAGACGTTCTGTGGGTCGCAGGGGCAAACCGATAA
- a CDS encoding twin transmembrane helix small protein, with product MNTFLVILLVAAMIATVVALVRGIVSFLQSATDDVRGEGGGPSAAQLKSNRMMQMRIFYQALAVLIVVVILFAAGRT from the coding sequence ATGAACACGTTCCTCGTCATCCTGCTGGTCGCGGCGATGATCGCCACGGTGGTCGCGCTGGTGCGCGGCATCGTCTCCTTCCTCCAGTCCGCCACCGACGACGTGCGCGGTGAAGGCGGCGGGCCGAGCGCGGCGCAGCTGAAATCGAACCGGATGATGCAGATGCGCATCTTCTATCAGGCGCTGGCGGTGCTGATCGTGGTCGTCATCCTGTTCGCCGCCGGGCGGACCTGA
- the gluQRS gene encoding tRNA glutamyl-Q(34) synthetase GluQRS: MSVTTRFAPSPTGRLHMGHAYAAIRAHDFARERGGRFLLRIEDIDGTRSRAEHVATILADLRWLGLAWDGEVAFQSARLDLYAAALERLRSLGLMYRCYCTRAEIAGAMSAPHGQVAAYPGTCRGSRERDAPHCWRIDMAAAVARCGAPSWTDHGRVVTNEALAQGDVVLARKDAPASYHLAVTVDDAAQGVTDVVRGCDLFAATHVHRILQALLGLAVPRWWHHPLLTGADGARLAKRHGAPALADMRAAGLDGAAVAARLRAGQIA, from the coding sequence ATGAGCGTCACCACCCGCTTCGCGCCGTCGCCGACCGGGCGGCTGCACATGGGGCATGCCTATGCCGCGATCCGCGCGCATGATTTCGCGCGCGAGCGCGGCGGGCGCTTCCTGCTGCGGATCGAGGATATAGACGGGACGCGCAGCCGCGCCGAGCATGTCGCGACGATCCTCGCGGACCTGCGCTGGCTGGGGCTGGCGTGGGACGGGGAGGTGGCGTTCCAGTCGGCGCGGCTCGATCTCTATGCCGCGGCGCTGGAGCGGTTGCGCAGCCTGGGGTTGATGTACCGTTGTTATTGCACGCGTGCCGAGATCGCCGGGGCGATGAGCGCGCCGCACGGGCAGGTGGCGGCCTATCCGGGCACATGTCGCGGAAGCCGCGAGCGCGATGCGCCGCATTGCTGGCGGATCGACATGGCGGCGGCAGTGGCGCGGTGCGGCGCGCCGTCGTGGACCGATCATGGCCGCGTGGTGACGAACGAGGCGCTGGCGCAGGGCGACGTGGTGCTGGCGCGCAAGGATGCGCCGGCGAGCTATCACCTGGCGGTGACCGTCGACGATGCGGCGCAGGGTGTGACCGATGTCGTGCGGGGCTGCGATCTGTTCGCGGCGACGCACGTGCACCGGATCCTGCAGGCGCTGCTGGGACTGGCGGTGCCGCGGTGGTGGCACCACCCGCTGCTGACGGGTGCGGATGGCGCGCGACTGGCGAAGCGGCACGGGGCGCCGGCGCTGGCGGACATGCGGGCGGCGGGGCTGGACGGGGCCGCGGTGGCGGCGCGGTTGCGGGCGGGGCAAATCGCGTAG
- a CDS encoding S9 family peptidase, protein MTEPTPPVAATRPHSFTMHGITIDDPYAWLKDPNYPDVTDKQVLAYLEQENAYFEAQMAPHRPLVDRLYEEMKARIKEDESSVPQKDGDHLYWTAYETGGQYRKWWRKPLAGGPDELLLDEPALAEGKEYFRLGAFAISNDATKLAYAIDDNGSERFTIHVKDLATGALLPDTIPGMLSEIVWTADDSGFLYGLANKEWRTDNARFHRLGSDPAEDLELFHEDDEGYRVAVGETSDRQWIVIGTGDHVTSEIRLLPANDPFAEPILVAPRLPGREYDVDTHGDTLFIHTNDTDPMWRLVTAPITAPGEWSERIAPSAHFYMTGVECFRDFFIVDGREDGLDQIEIHAYDAATPPRRIAFPEPSYAAGIGDNPEYDQTVLRLGYESMVTPGTVYDYDTATGELTTLKVQEIPSGYDAGGYATERLKISARDGTQVPVSIVYPRDFPRDGSRPLFLYAYGAYGHAIPPGFSTGRLSLLDRGFAYAIAHIRGGDDLGQQWYHDGKLEKRSNTFNDFVDVAKGLIEQGWTSAGRIAIAGRSAGGELMGAVVNSDPGLWGAVIADVPFVDVLNTMLDETLPLTPGEWPEWGNPIEDREAFELIRSYSPYDNVKEQDYPPLFISGGLNDPRVTYWEPAKWAAKLRATKTDHNLLLLKTNMGAGHGGKSGRFESLREAAEEHAFVLWQLGVAG, encoded by the coding sequence ATGACCGAACCCACGCCGCCCGTCGCCGCTACCCGCCCACACAGCTTCACGATGCATGGCATCACCATCGACGATCCGTACGCGTGGTTGAAGGACCCGAACTACCCCGACGTCACCGACAAGCAGGTGCTGGCGTATCTCGAACAGGAAAACGCGTATTTCGAGGCGCAGATGGCGCCGCACCGCCCGCTCGTCGACCGGCTCTACGAAGAGATGAAGGCGCGCATCAAGGAAGACGAATCGAGCGTGCCGCAGAAGGACGGCGACCACCTCTACTGGACCGCCTACGAGACCGGCGGCCAATACCGCAAATGGTGGCGCAAGCCGCTCGCCGGTGGGCCGGACGAGCTCCTGCTCGACGAACCGGCGCTGGCGGAAGGCAAGGAATATTTCCGCCTCGGCGCGTTCGCGATCTCGAACGATGCGACGAAGCTCGCCTATGCCATCGACGACAACGGGTCGGAACGCTTCACGATCCACGTCAAGGATCTGGCCACCGGCGCGCTGCTGCCGGACACGATCCCGGGGATGTTGTCGGAGATCGTCTGGACCGCCGACGACAGCGGCTTCCTCTACGGGCTCGCCAACAAGGAATGGCGCACCGACAATGCGCGGTTCCATCGGCTCGGCAGCGACCCTGCCGAAGACCTCGAGCTATTCCACGAGGATGACGAGGGATACCGGGTGGCGGTCGGCGAGACCAGCGACCGGCAATGGATCGTCATCGGCACCGGCGACCACGTCACCAGCGAGATCCGGCTGCTGCCCGCGAACGATCCGTTCGCCGAACCGATCCTGGTCGCGCCGCGGCTGCCCGGCCGCGAATATGACGTCGATACGCACGGCGATACGTTGTTCATCCATACCAACGACACCGATCCGATGTGGCGGCTGGTCACCGCGCCGATCACCGCCCCCGGCGAGTGGAGCGAGCGTATTGCGCCGAGCGCGCATTTCTACATGACCGGGGTGGAGTGTTTCCGCGATTTCTTCATCGTCGACGGACGCGAGGACGGGCTCGATCAGATCGAAATCCACGCCTACGATGCCGCCACACCACCGCGTCGCATCGCCTTTCCCGAGCCGAGCTACGCCGCAGGCATCGGTGATAATCCTGAGTATGATCAAACAGTTCTTCGGCTCGGCTATGAGTCGATGGTAACGCCGGGCACCGTCTACGACTATGATACCGCCACGGGCGAGCTCACCACGCTCAAGGTGCAGGAAATCCCCAGCGGCTATGACGCGGGCGGCTATGCGACCGAGCGGCTGAAGATCAGCGCGCGGGACGGCACGCAGGTGCCGGTCTCGATTGTCTATCCGCGAGACTTCCCGCGCGATGGATCGCGCCCGCTGTTCCTCTACGCTTATGGTGCCTACGGACATGCGATCCCGCCGGGTTTCTCGACAGGACGGCTCAGCCTGCTTGACCGCGGCTTCGCCTATGCCATCGCACACATCCGCGGCGGTGATGACCTTGGCCAGCAATGGTATCACGACGGCAAGCTGGAAAAACGTTCCAATACATTCAATGACTTCGTGGATGTTGCTAAGGGGCTGATCGAGCAAGGCTGGACCAGTGCCGGTCGGATCGCGATCGCCGGCCGCTCGGCGGGCGGCGAGTTGATGGGCGCGGTCGTGAACTCCGATCCGGGCCTGTGGGGCGCGGTGATCGCCGATGTGCCGTTCGTCGATGTGCTCAACACGATGCTGGACGAGACGCTACCGCTCACGCCCGGCGAATGGCCGGAATGGGGCAACCCGATCGAAGACCGCGAAGCGTTCGAGCTGATCCGTAGCTACTCTCCCTATGACAATGTAAAAGAGCAGGATTATCCACCGCTCTTCATCTCCGGCGGCCTTAACGATCCGCGGGTTACCTATTGGGAGCCCGCCAAATGGGCGGCGAAGCTGCGCGCGACGAAGACCGACCACAATCTGCTGCTGCTCAAGACCAACATGGGCGCGGGCCACGGCGGAAAGTCCGGCCGCTTCGAAAGCTTGCGCGAAGCGGCCGAGGAACACGCTTTCGTGCTCTGGCAATTGGGCGTGGCGGGGTGA
- a CDS encoding DedA family protein — protein sequence MTIEAIVARYGLAALFAGAALEGEAAVIAGGVLAHKGLLSLPLAMLAAGLGSYTADQAWFYAGRRFRDHRWIVAARAKPAFARAVAAFERHPTGFIFAFRFLYGLRTVSPIAIGSTQVSPRLFAIVNAASAACWAMLFTGLGYVFGHGFEQLLGRLAANRHLWWAIGALLAAGVAFAGWRWYRSRHA from the coding sequence ATGACGATCGAGGCGATCGTCGCCCGCTACGGTCTCGCCGCGCTGTTCGCGGGCGCCGCGCTGGAGGGTGAGGCCGCGGTGATCGCTGGCGGCGTCCTCGCGCACAAGGGGCTGCTCTCGCTTCCCCTCGCGATGCTCGCCGCCGGGCTGGGTTCGTACACCGCCGATCAGGCGTGGTTCTACGCCGGTCGACGCTTTCGCGACCATCGCTGGATCGTGGCCGCGCGTGCCAAGCCCGCCTTCGCACGCGCGGTCGCTGCGTTCGAGCGCCACCCGACCGGCTTCATCTTCGCGTTCCGCTTCCTCTATGGCCTGCGCACCGTCAGTCCGATCGCGATCGGCTCGACGCAGGTGTCGCCGCGACTCTTCGCGATCGTCAACGCTGCGTCCGCCGCCTGCTGGGCAATGCTCTTCACGGGGCTCGGCTACGTCTTCGGCCACGGGTTCGAGCAACTGCTCGGCCGGCTGGCCGCCAATCGTCACCTGTGGTGGGCGATCGGTGCGCTGCTGGCGGCGGGCGTCGCGTTTGCGGGGTGGCGCTGGTACAGGAGCCGTCACGCATGA
- a CDS encoding acyl-CoA thioesterase, whose translation MTFTHAFTAQPADIDELGHVNNAVWVRWIQDLSVAHWAAIAPPAHQAAYVWVITRHVIDYRGNVVEGETVTGETWVPDAPRGARFDRHFRFLGTDGKTRVEGVTTWALLDRATGRLLRITAEIAAPFLA comes from the coding sequence ATGACCTTCACGCACGCCTTCACCGCACAGCCCGCCGACATCGACGAACTCGGCCACGTCAACAATGCCGTCTGGGTGCGGTGGATTCAGGATCTGTCGGTCGCGCATTGGGCCGCGATCGCGCCGCCCGCGCATCAGGCTGCCTATGTCTGGGTGATCACCCGTCATGTCATCGATTATCGCGGCAATGTCGTGGAAGGCGAGACAGTTACGGGCGAAACCTGGGTTCCGGACGCACCTCGCGGCGCGCGTTTCGACCGGCACTTCCGCTTCCTCGGCACCGACGGCAAGACGCGTGTCGAGGGCGTGACGACGTGGGCGCTGCTCGACCGCGCGACCGGCCGCCTGCTCCGCATCACCGCCGAGATCGCCGCGCCGTTCCTTGCGTAG
- the tal gene encoding transaldolase, with translation MSKLQDLSNAGTAVWLDFVDRKFLEQGGLQKLVDADGLTGVTSNPTIFEKAMGAGDAYDVGFAEFDKATPGAEPMARYEAQAVKDIQAACDTLRPVYDRLDSKDGYVSLEVSPYLALKGPETAEEAERLWQAVDRPNLMIKIPGTDDGVRAIRDTIAKGINVNVTLLFGVEAYKNVAMAYVEGLEERASKDMAIDRIASVASFFVSRIDSKIDDAIDAGTGGDAAKALKGKVAIANAKLAYAWYQEFIASDRWQKLAAKGAQPQRLLWASTGTKNPDYPDTLYVDALIGPDTVNTMPPKTMDAFRDHGTVAETLTQDVDDARHVIAEQARLGLDLDGVTKTLVEEGVSSFSKSFDDLLKVISEKQPANA, from the coding sequence ATGAGCAAGCTACAGGACCTCAGCAACGCCGGCACCGCGGTGTGGCTGGACTTCGTCGACCGTAAGTTCCTGGAACAAGGCGGCTTGCAGAAGCTGGTCGATGCCGACGGACTGACTGGCGTCACCTCCAACCCGACGATCTTCGAAAAGGCGATGGGGGCGGGCGATGCCTATGACGTCGGCTTTGCCGAGTTCGACAAGGCGACGCCGGGCGCCGAGCCCATGGCACGCTACGAAGCGCAGGCGGTCAAGGACATCCAGGCGGCGTGCGACACGCTGCGTCCCGTCTATGACCGGCTGGACTCGAAGGATGGCTATGTCAGCCTCGAGGTATCGCCGTATCTGGCGCTGAAGGGACCGGAGACGGCGGAAGAGGCCGAGCGGCTGTGGCAGGCCGTCGATCGTCCGAACCTGATGATCAAGATCCCCGGCACCGACGACGGCGTTCGCGCGATCCGCGACACGATCGCCAAGGGCATCAACGTCAACGTGACGTTGCTGTTCGGGGTCGAGGCGTACAAGAACGTCGCGATGGCCTATGTCGAGGGGCTGGAAGAGCGCGCGTCGAAGGACATGGCGATCGACCGCATCGCGAGCGTGGCAAGCTTCTTCGTCAGCCGCATCGACAGCAAGATCGACGATGCGATCGACGCCGGCACCGGTGGTGACGCGGCAAAGGCGCTGAAGGGCAAGGTCGCGATCGCGAATGCCAAGCTGGCCTATGCCTGGTATCAGGAGTTCATCGCGTCCGACCGCTGGCAGAAGCTGGCGGCGAAGGGGGCGCAGCCGCAGCGGCTGTTGTGGGCGTCGACGGGGACCAAGAACCCCGACTATCCCGATACGCTCTACGTCGATGCGCTGATCGGGCCGGACACCGTCAACACGATGCCGCCGAAGACGATGGATGCGTTCCGTGACCATGGGACCGTCGCGGAGACGCTGACGCAGGACGTCGACGATGCGCGGCATGTGATCGCCGAGCAGGCGCGGCTGGGGCTCGACCTCGATGGCGTGACGAAGACGCTGGTCGAGGAAGGGGTCTCGAGCTTTTCCAAGTCGTTCGACGATCTCCTGAAAGTGATTTCCGAGAAGCAGCCCGCGAACGCGTAA